The DNA segment AACCGGTTCCGCCAAAATGACATCGGGGCGTTGCTGCTTATCAAAAGCCTCAATCGCGTCGGTCAAACCATGGAAGTTGCAACAAAAGCAGGAGCCCGCCACTTCATTGACTTCTAAGCCCTGGCTCCGCAGCAATTCGGTATCGACCAAGCCGGCTGCCTGGTCGTTGGTGACCACACAAACGTGTTTGCCTTCGGCCAGAAACCGCTTGGCCAACTGACTGATCAGCGTCGTTTTCCCAGCTCCCAAAAAACCACCGACCATGATAAAGCGGATTGGAGAAGCCATCGTCAGTGCGCCTTGTGAAAAACAGTATTCGAGAAACCTAGCAAGCTCACTAGTATATCAAACATTCTCAAGAACGTCAGATCGTTCGTCAAGTCACGAACTATCCAACCGGCTCACTTTCGCCGACATCCAACTGGCAGCAGCCAAAATCAAGAAGTCCCCGTTTCCCACGACGTTTACTCGGGCGAATCTCTTCATTCAGCGAGTAGTAGATAAACTTTCCTTCCCGCCGAGTCTGCACAACATCGGCATGATAAAGGACTCGCAAGTGGTGCGAGACAACGCCGATTTCTTGTTCCAGCAGCAAAGTCAGATCGGAGACACTAAGAGGCCCATACTGCAGAGCTCGCACAATTCGCATCCGCAGTGGATCGGCAACCGCCTTCAACGAAGCGGCACATTTTTCTTCGTTTTCCATATCGAATGAAATCACAACGAACAAGGTTTGACAGAGAAGCAGAAGACCTAAGTATGCAGCGATCCCCCAAGAACTTCAACTTGTCTGCCACCAAACAAGCAAGAAGCAAGCCAGAAGAAAGATTTGCCCGCGAATCACGCCAATAACGCGAATAAAAAATCTCTTCGTGAGCAGCATTCGCGCTATTAGCGTGATTAGCGGGCAATAAAACAAGCATCGGAGACGCAGCAAATGACCGAACTTGTCGACGAAGTCCGACACATTGAAAACACCGGAGCATGCCTGGAGCCAGAAGAAAGATTTGCCCGCGAATCACGCCAATAACGCGAATATAAAAATCTCTTCGTGAGCAGCATTCGCGCTATTCGCGTGATTAGCGGGCAACAAAACGAGACCTGAAATTGGCAGAACTGGTTTACTCGGATCTTCGCTTCGAGGTGCTCAAAACTCTCTGGACGGAGGAGGACAGGGCTGGAGTTTGGGGGTGTTCCGTTTCGTGTTGAGCCCTGGGGTTTTTCTTAGGCGTCCCTTCGGCGTGGCTGCTTGCTTTTGTTTTTGCTCTTGATACCGATGTTGGAAACACCTGGTTGCTTTGCTTGGTTCGCTGGCTGCGGTTGCGATGACTGGCTAACCAGATCGGCGATTGTGGTTTGGGTGGCCAGCGGGAGTCGCGTCTTCGCTAGTTTGTCCATGAAATCCCATATCGCCCCTTCCTTGTGCCCGTGTCGTGAATAGGGATTCAGCTGCAGCACATCGGCGACGGTTATTTTGTCTAGCGGCATCGCTGGCAGTAAGCCTCCGCCTGACTTGATGTCACTTTGACGCAGCAGCCCTCCTTCGATCATGACCTCGGACAAATCACGAATAGAGCGTCCGGGGATCCCTAGTAACTGCACCAGCTGCTCGCGATTCAACTCGCCGCCTACCTGGAAGGCTCTGCCGATTTCGACCATGATCGGCAGCATCCATTCGGGGTCTCCCGAGATCACGTTGACCGCTTCGTCTTCGGCTTTGGTTGGCACCCGTCCGTGCAACGTTTGCAGGGCATAGGTCCAGACCAGACCAAACAGGACAATCCACCAAGTGACGTAAACCCAAAACAGAAACAACGGGATCAAGCCAAGCGAACCGTAAAGGGCAGAGTAGGGGAGGGCGGTACGAACGTAGACCTGGAACCCGTACTTCGCCGTTTCCCACATCAAGGCGGCTACCAAGGCGCCGACAATCGCGGCCCGCCATGAAACCTTTGCGTTGGGCATCAGATAGTAAAACAGAAACAGCATCCCCCAACTGGCCAGGACGGCTGCCAGATGGCTTAGCGAAGCGGTCCAGCCAGCTCCTACCGACGTCCCCGCGACATAGTCGACCACTTCGTTGCTGAGATACAAACTGATCGATAAGAGGCTGGTGCCGAGAGTGATCAATGACCAATGGATCGCTAGCCGCAGATGCCAAGGCCGCCAATCCTGCGCTTCGAAGATAGAATTAAAGATCCCCTCCACGGCATTGGTTAAACCAAGCGCCGCATAAATAAACAGCACCAGACCAACCAACCCGATACTGGCAAAATCAAGGCTTGCCACCTTATCGATCGTATTGCTAAGCGCCAGACGAATGCTGTCGGCCGCTTGTCGTTCGGTCGCTTCGTCCAAAGGGTTCTCGGCCGTCCGGTAAGAGACATCCGGAACCCCGAAAAAACCGTACAGTTGCTCTTCAACTCGATCCCGGATCTCATCCATCCCCCCGACGATGTTGAACATCACCAACCCGAGAACGGTCAGCGGGATCAGGGCAAAGATCGTCCGATAAGTCAATTCCGCGGCCATCCCTTCGGCGCGGTGACGCCGAAGGACTCGCCAGCAGTGGACCGCAAGGTCCGACAGATAACGCAATTGCCGTTGCCGCCGCGTCAGTTCATCACGTGGCTGACGAACGACATCGGAGAAATAGCGAGAGGCGCGTTGAATCATCGTCTCGACCTCTCACTTCCGTGACAACTAAACAGTACCGGTGCTGAAGGCTCAAGCCTCGGTTTCTGGAGTCGCTTTGATCGAGCACATTGGATCGGCACCGATGGTTCCGATCAATTCCTCTACAAACGCGGGTTCCTCAACACGTTTCAACTGCTGCTGAGCGTACTGCAATCGTTCGGCTATTTTCAATTCCAATATCGAATCGGCCCGATTCACGTTCTCGCTATAGGACTGCAGACTTGCAACGCTCCGCCGCCAGCGGGCCACATCGCGTGCTTGTTTGGTTTTCAGTCGTTCGCGATACCAATCGCTTTTCAGTAGATACTCCTTGGTAAACATCCGGCGGACGACATCACTGCGGATGTCGTGTCCATGCCAGTCACCATTTGCCATGATATGCAGAATGGCCTGCAAAGGGGGGCAAGCCGAATCGACGCTTCCGTCGGCCAAGTAGCGTTCAGCGACTTGTTCCTGTGCTTCGGCGATATGCAAGATCCCATCGGCATACGAGTCAGGGTCTTGAAGCTCGGGCCGCAAGATCTTATTGGCAAAGACCTTTCCAGGGTTGTCAAAAATACGGGCACCGTACTGACGTACAAAGCGTTCCGTGATCCGGTAACCCAAGCGGCTGGCAGGAATCAATTTCCCTTGATACTCGAAATCGCGAATCGGTTCTAACATCCCGCTTTGGATCATGACCTGCGGATCGCGTTCCTCCGGTCCCATCCGGCACCAAAGTTCAGGGATCAGCAGACTGATATCGTGCCCGACTTCGAAATCGGGACCAACGTGCCCCGCGGCGGTACTGAATCCGCCCAGCTCGGTCAGGATCATTCCCACCAAAGCAGCATTTAAATCAGCTGTCGGAACCAGCGCGTTGAAAGGACCTTTCGTGAGGGCTCCTTCGCTACCGGCACCCGTTGTACTGGGGCTTTTCCCGGTCAGCGAGCAAACCCAGTCCATGCACAATTCAGGGAGTTCCTGATAATGCAGCGGATTGTAAACCGCCAGCGAGCGAAAACCTTGTTCCAGATCAGGCGGATTGTTCCGCCGCCCAGCAAGTACCGCTCCGACAGGCCGCCGCACCGCTTGATCGGCTGGCGTTTTACGGAACAGCCGCATGCCTCGTTCGGCGATGTAGGTATCACGGGCCTGGACAAGATCCGGACGATCCTGCAAATAACGTTGGTTCTTAGAAACCCGTCCATCCGGCATGATCCGGGGATGAGCACTACTGACAACGTAACCTTCTCCTGCATCTGCGACCGATTGCAGCAGTTCCTGCATCGGAAGCGTGTATTCATCAAATTCGATCACATCTTCGACCAATTCGGCAACTTCCTTCGCGGATAGCGGTTCGAAGTTGCTGATAAAATTCCCCTGCTGGGAAAGATCCAATTCGGTCTGCTTATCCAGTCCGCGATGGATCGCATCATCGGGTCGCTGGAACAATCGAAATTCACAGTTCTCGATAAACTTGTAACTACCAGCTGCGGCGACGCCTTGCCCCACATCCCCAATGCGGGCCGCGGGAACAATGGTACTGGCGCTGATGTCATCTTCGCACTGAACTTTGGCAGCTGCGATGAAATCCTGACGCAGTTTAAACGTTCGCCAACTTCCATTATGCAGCCCGACTCGAAGGTAGGTTCCGACCAACGCTCGGCGTCCCATCTTCAGTTGATGGCCCAACGTTCCATTGACGATATCGACGCCAAAATGCTCCCGCCAATTCCCTTCCATCCCCGGCTTGGTAAATCGTTTGATGATCAGCACCAAACCATAAATGTGTTCGGGAATCGATTCCAACCAAGCGTTGTATTCGTCACTGAATTCGGGGGTCGGCGTCAGCAACTGAATCACACTACCGACACTTCGCCGAGGGTCCAACAGCGAGCGGCTTTTACGTTCGGTGTAGGTCGGTTTGTTCGCGTAATCGCTTCGCCAACGATCCTGATAGTCTTTCTGGAACAGTTCATCCAGTTGGGCAAAATCCTTAACCTGATCGGTAACAAAGATCGGCCCATATAGCATGTAGTCGCGAAGAGACTTACTGATTTCACTTTTGCCACCTCCGCTGACCGTGCATGGTTTGTGGCACAGAATGCCCTCACCAACCGTTCCGACCAATCGCCAAGAGGGAGCGTTGGGATGTTTTTCAAGACGGATCTGGTAACCGCTTGGAGCCATATAAACGTTATCAGGCGAAAGCTTGATCCGCTGCTCTTTCCCACCCACAACCCACTTCACACAACGTTCCGCCTGCGAAACGATGGCATCTTCGGGGATATAAATCAACGTCGGAAAATGACGATCGATCCCGTAACCTTCAGGGCGGACGTCGATGAAGTCCGCATACTCTTTGGCGACCGAAGCGAATGTCCCGTCGTTATAGCGTCGGCTATTAACGCGGAATTCATCCCCCAGCGAATAGGACGCGAACGCCAAGGCACCTCCGGCGTGTTCTTCTTCCACGCCGCCCATCAAGTTGGCCGCGTAGCTGATCTGGGTTTTGACTTCCTTCTTGCAGTAGCCGTAATAGTTGTCGGCGATCAAGGTGACCATCACGCCCGC comes from the Roseimaritima multifibrata genome and includes:
- a CDS encoding ArsR/SmtB family transcription factor; translation: MENEEKCAASLKAVADPLRMRIVRALQYGPLSVSDLTLLLEQEIGVVSHHLRVLYHADVVQTRREGKFIYYSLNEEIRPSKRRGKRGLLDFGCCQLDVGESEPVG
- a CDS encoding YihY/virulence factor BrkB family protein, with the protein product MIQRASRYFSDVVRQPRDELTRRQRQLRYLSDLAVHCWRVLRRHRAEGMAAELTYRTIFALIPLTVLGLVMFNIVGGMDEIRDRVEEQLYGFFGVPDVSYRTAENPLDEATERQAADSIRLALSNTIDKVASLDFASIGLVGLVLFIYAALGLTNAVEGIFNSIFEAQDWRPWHLRLAIHWSLITLGTSLLSISLYLSNEVVDYVAGTSVGAGWTASLSHLAAVLASWGMLFLFYYLMPNAKVSWRAAIVGALVAALMWETAKYGFQVYVRTALPYSALYGSLGLIPLFLFWVYVTWWIVLFGLVWTYALQTLHGRVPTKAEDEAVNVISGDPEWMLPIMVEIGRAFQVGGELNREQLVQLLGIPGRSIRDLSEVMIEGGLLRQSDIKSGGGLLPAMPLDKITVADVLQLNPYSRHGHKEGAIWDFMDKLAKTRLPLATQTTIADLVSQSSQPQPANQAKQPGVSNIGIKSKNKSKQPRRRDA